A stretch of the Arachis stenosperma cultivar V10309 chromosome 6, arast.V10309.gnm1.PFL2, whole genome shotgun sequence genome encodes the following:
- the LOC130932891 gene encoding uncharacterized protein LOC130932891, producing the protein MNSVSVGSFHPITPPLCKFHQNRQLKHQRVYLCGSAFKFSSNSLKSKPTKPISTLLQATESDTDAPVSIPEGSASVVYIEEVVEKDWSILDSVESNSNVEFKRSIERIVSAGNVEEGSRVLVSTGSEEFVDTLVGLCKSLFVVHDSLLILALIKEKYDMVKCWQGEIVYVPEKWSPLDVVFLYFLPALPFKLDEILGSLAKKCSPGGRVIISHPQGRLVLEQQRKQYPEVVVSELPDRTSLQIVADAHSFDLAEFVDEPGFYLAVLIAQELKN; encoded by the exons ATGAATTCTGTTTCCGTAGGTTCCTTCCACCCTATAACCCCACCACTCTGCAAATTCCACCAAAACCGTCAATTGAAGCATCAACGTGTTTATCTCTGTGGCAGTGCTTTCAAATTTTCATCAAATTCGCTAAAATCAAAACCCACTAAGCCTATTTCAACTTTGCTGCAAGCCACTGAGTCAGACACAGATGCCCCAGTTTCAATCCCTGAGGGTTCTGCATCCGTTGTTTACATTGAAGAAGTTGTTGAAAAGGACTGGTCTATACTTGATTCTGTTGAGTCAAATTCTAATGTAGAATTCAAGAGAAGCATTGAACGTATTGTATCTGCTGGGAATGTTGAAGAGGGTTCAAGGGTCTTAGTCTCAACTGGGTCTGAAGAGTTTGTAGATACATTGGTGGGTTTGTGTAAGTCTCTTTTTGTGGTGCACGATTCACTTCTGATATTGGCTCTTATTAAAGAGAAATATGATATGGTTAAGTGTTGGCAAGGAGAGATTGTGTATGTTCCAGAGAAATGGTCTCCTCTTGATGTtgtttttctctattttcttccTGCTTTGCCCTTCAAACTTGATGAGATTTTGGGGTCTTTGGCTAAGAAATGTTCACCTG GTGGACGGGTGATTATCAGTCATCCGCAAGGGAGACTAGTGTTAGAACAGCAACGAAAGCAGTATCCGGAAGTTGTAGTTTCAGAGCTACCTGATAGGACAAGTTTACAAATTGTTGCAGATGCCCATTCTTTTGATTTGGCTGAATTTGTAGATGAACCTGGCTTTTATTTGGCTGTTCTAATTGCCCAGGAGCTTAAAAACTAG